ACATCGTCCTCAAAGCCGAACCGGGCCTCGATGGCATCAATCGGCTCAATTGGAATGGGTACATCCAATGGGCTGGGACCGTGGCGGGCTACGCTGTGTACCGCAGCGTGGCCGATGGCGCCTTCGAGCAGATCGCGCTGCTCCCGAGTGATCCCTGGGAGTACGACGATGACGTGAATGCCTTCGTGGCTGAGACCGGGAACTTCTGCTACTACGTGGTCGCCATCGAGGCGGGCAACCCGTCCGGCATCAACGCCACCTCCACGAGCAATAACGCCTGCGCCTTCCAGCAGGAGCTCATATACATCCCGAACGCCTTCATCATCGGCAGCGCCATTGAAGCGAACCGCGAGATCAGGCCCATCATCGGCTTCGGCGATGTGACCGAATACCGGTTCGTGATCATCAACCGTTGGAACCAGGTGATCTGGGAGACCGAGCGCGTGGAGGATGGTTGGGACGGCGTGGTGGGCAGCCAGGTGATGCCGCAGGGGATCTATGCGTACTACTGCAGCGTGCGCAATGGCGCCGGCCGCATGGTGGTGAAGCGCGGAACGGTGCTGCTTCTCCGCGACGATTGATCCGGTCTTCCGGGCAGGTGTTTACCTTTGTGCATGGAACGATCGGCAACCGCAGCGCAGGGCAAAAACGCCAGCGCCCTTCCCTCCAACGGGAAGCTCCCCAACGACAAGTTCACCGGCGAGGGCCTCACTTACGATGACGTCCTCTTGGTACCTGCCTACAGCGAGGTGCTGCCCCGCGACGTGGATGTGCGCTCGCATTTCTCCCGCAACATCCGCCTGAACGTGCCCGTGGTCTCGGCCGCGATGGACACCGTGACCAGTGCCGAGCTGGCCATCGCCATCGCGCAGCAGGGCGGCATCGGCGTCATCCATAAGAACCAGCTGGTGGCGGAGCAAGCCGCAGAGGTGCGCCGGGTGAAGCGCAGCGAGAGCGGCATGATCCTCGATCCCGTGAAGCTCGACCGGCACGCCACCGTAGGCGATGCGCTGCGCCTGATGGCCGAGAACCGCATCGGAGGCATCCCGGTGGTCGATTCCGACGGGTTCCTGGTCGGCATCGTCACCAACCGCGACCTGCGTTTCGAGAAGAAGATGGCCCGTCCGGTGGCCGAGGTGATGACCTCAAAGAACATCGTCACCGCCAAGCCTGATACCACCATGGCCCAGGCCGAGGACGTGCTCCAGAGCCACAAGATCGAGAAGCTGCCCGTGGTGGACCCGGAGGGCAAGCTCGTCGGCCTCATCACCTACAAGGACATCCTCAAGCTCAAGCAGCACCCGCACGCATGCAAGGACCGTTTGGGCCGTCTGCGCGTGGCCGCGGCCATCGGCATTGCTGCGGACAGCATGGAGCGCGCGAAGGCGCTGGTTGATGCCGGCGTTGATGCCCTGGTGATCGATACCGCCCACGGCCACACCAAGGGCGTGATCAACATGGTGAAACAAGTGAAGGCTGCCTTCGCCGGCGTGGATGTGGTGGCCGGGAACATCGCCACGGCGGAAGCCGCTCTGGCCCTGGTTGAAGCTGGCGCGGATGCGGTAAAGGTGGGCATTGGGCCCGGCAGCATCTGCACCACGCGCGTGATCGCGGGCGTGGGCGTTCCGCAGCTCACGGCGGTGCTCGATTGCGCCAGCGCGATCGCGCACACCGGCGTCCCCGTGATCGCTGATGGGGGCATCCGCTACACGGGCGATATCGTGAAGGCCCTGGCGGCCGGCGCCGGAACCGTGATGGTGGGCAGCATGTTCGCCGGCGTTGAGGAGAGCCCCGGCGAGACCATCATCTACGAAGGCCGGCGCTTCAAGGCTTACCGCGGCATGGGCAGCATCGAGGCCATGCAGCAAGGCAGCAAGGACCGCTACTTCCAGGATATGGAGGACGATATCAAAAAGCTGGTGCCCGAAGGCATCTCTGGCCGGGTGCCCTACAAAGGCAAGCTCGCTGAAGTGGTGCATCAGCTCGTAGGGGGGCTTCGCGCCGGCATGGGCTATTGCGGCGCACCGGACATGGACGCCTTGAAGCATGCGCGATTCATCCGGATCACCTCGGCTGGTGTGAAGGAGAGCCATCCGCACGATGTGTACATCACGCGTGAGGCCCCGAATTACAGTCACCTCTGATCGGTAGCTGTTCGGTTGGTCGCGGTCAAGCGGACCATGGCTGCGGCAACTTCAGTCGATGCCAGTTAGGAACAGCTGATCGGCTTAGTCATCCAGGCCTTTCCCCGCCAGGATCCGCTGCATGTGCTTCTCGATGCGCGCTTCGCGAGTCTTGCTCAGCTTGGCTCCGGCGAAATGCAAGAGGTAGCCGCGCTGCCTTCCCGGCGTGAGCGCTTGGAATGCTTTCTTCAGCGCAGGCATGGCCTTCAGCCTCGCGGCGAACTCTTCGGGGATCGCGAATTCCTGCGCTGGCTTCAACGGCACCTTCATGCCCGCCCTCTCCACAGCGATGGCCTGCTCCATGTAGCTACGGATCAACGGGGCCATGTCCTTGATCACCTTCAGGCTGCTGAAACGGATCTGCCGAGCGCTCTGAACATTGGGCGTCTGTTGCACCAGGATGCCATGATCGTCCATCAGGAGCGCGCCCTTGTGGAAGAGCAGCGCGCAGTATTCATTGAAACCGTGCATGAGGAAGACGTTCTTCCCCTTCAGCGTGTAGCAGGGGTGCCCCCACTTGAGTTCTTCGGTGAGGCCGGTGTCCAGCGCCAGCTCACGAAGCTTCGCGAAAGATGCTTTCCATGGTCCATCCTTGTCGAAGAACCAGTCTACTCGTGGATTCGGTCCGTTCATGATCGATCAATGATTCAACCAGCCGGGAAGCGCCGCCGCTTGCTTCAGCCAGCTCACCAGTTGCTTCTCGTCCTCGATGCCGCTCTCGTAGATGTCGAGGTAGCGGGCGTTCTTGTCCTTGCTCGGTCCGGGTGGCAGCGGCTTCAACGACTGCCCAAAGAAGAAGGTGATGCGAACGAATTCGTTGAACACGTGCGTGGCGATGAACCAGCCCTGGCCTTCCACCCCATAGAACGGTGAGTTCCATTTCACGGCCTTCTGCAGCTTCGGGATGTGCTCTTCCAGAAGCGCATCGAGCCGCTCCCCGATCGCGCGCTTCCAGCCGGGCATCGCGGCGATGTACGCCTGCACCGGCGCATCGCCATCGCCCTTGGCGATCTGCGGATTGCCGCCGCTCAACAGTTTCACCTTGGGTTTCGCGACACCCGCCTTCATCGACCGCAGGGTCTTCGCCGTTGGTCGGGTCGTTGTATTCCTCGACTTGGCAGGCGTAGTTGTCTTCTTCGTGCCTTGGGCTTTCTTCGCTGGCATGGCCCGAAGTAAAGCAGGGCCGGTTGAAGCACGGTGCGCCCGATCATCTTTGCGTGACACCAAACGCCATGGCCAAAGCTGAACTCAAGACCAAGGAGAACGATGCCAGCGTGGAAGCCTTCATCGCGGAACAGAGCGAAGAAGTCGCCGCCGATTGCCGCGCGATCATGAAGCTGATGAAGAAGATCACCGGCGAGGAGCCGCGCATGTGGGGCGCCAGCATCGTGGGCTTCGGGCGCTACCACTACAAGGGGGCCAGCGGCCGCGAAGGGGAATGGATGCTCACCGGTTTCAGTCCGCGCAAGGCGAACCTCTCGTTGTACATCCTTACGGGCCTCGACAAGTCGGCAGCGCAGCTGAAGAAGCTCGGCAAGCACAGCACGGGCAAGGGCTGCTTGTATTTCAGGCGCCTGAGCGATGTGGATGCGAAGGTGCTGGAGGAGCTGATCGTGAAAGGGGTGAAGGGGCTGGAGAAGATGCGCGTGAGGTAAGTCTGCAGGGCGCGTTCACTCGTTCGCAACGCTCACGTTTCGCCCTAGCGTCTTGAAACGCACGCCATCAGCCTGCACCACGGTGATGGTGAGGTGGCCGCTCTTGCTGATGTTCAGGTCGCGGGCGATGCCGCTCTTGCCTTTGTGCGTGCCGGCTACGACGATGCACCTGTCGCCGTCCCTCAGGGATGTGGTCTTGGGATCAGGCATAGGCCGCATGATGTTGCGCAAAGATGCGCGCTGGCCTCGTTGGCGGATGATGGATGCAAGCTTCTGGTCACGGACAGCCGGGTACTTTCGCGCGCGAACCCATCACCATGCCCGAGAACGCCAAGTGCCCCGAATGCGCATCGCTCATCACGTATCCGACCGGCACCTCGCTGATGTGCGCGGAGTGCGGGCATGAGTGGAATCCGGATGAGATGCCTGAGGCCGGCCTGGTGGTGAAGGATGCCAATGGCAACGTGCTCCACGATGGCGACGATGTGGTGATGGTGAAGGACCTGGCCGTGAAAGGCGCCCCGAAAGCGCTGAAGGCGGGCACCAAGGTGCGCGGCATCAAGCTCGTGGAAGGCGATCACAACATCGATTGCTGGATCGAAGGCTTCGGGGCCATGGCGCTGAAGAGCATGTA
The DNA window shown above is from Flavobacteriales bacterium and carries:
- the guaB gene encoding IMP dehydrogenase produces the protein MERSATAAQGKNASALPSNGKLPNDKFTGEGLTYDDVLLVPAYSEVLPRDVDVRSHFSRNIRLNVPVVSAAMDTVTSAELAIAIAQQGGIGVIHKNQLVAEQAAEVRRVKRSESGMILDPVKLDRHATVGDALRLMAENRIGGIPVVDSDGFLVGIVTNRDLRFEKKMARPVAEVMTSKNIVTAKPDTTMAQAEDVLQSHKIEKLPVVDPEGKLVGLITYKDILKLKQHPHACKDRLGRLRVAAAIGIAADSMERAKALVDAGVDALVIDTAHGHTKGVINMVKQVKAAFAGVDVVAGNIATAEAALALVEAGADAVKVGIGPGSICTTRVIAGVGVPQLTAVLDCASAIAHTGVPVIADGGIRYTGDIVKALAAGAGTVMVGSMFAGVEESPGETIIYEGRRFKAYRGMGSIEAMQQGSKDRYFQDMEDDIKKLVPEGISGRVPYKGKLAEVVHQLVGGLRAGMGYCGAPDMDALKHARFIRITSAGVKESHPHDVYITREAPNYSHL
- a CDS encoding YdeI/OmpD-associated family protein, with the translated sequence MNGPNPRVDWFFDKDGPWKASFAKLRELALDTGLTEELKWGHPCYTLKGKNVFLMHGFNEYCALLFHKGALLMDDHGILVQQTPNVQSARQIRFSSLKVIKDMAPLIRSYMEQAIAVERAGMKVPLKPAQEFAIPEEFAARLKAMPALKKAFQALTPGRQRGYLLHFAGAKLSKTREARIEKHMQRILAGKGLDD
- a CDS encoding DUF1801 domain-containing protein; amino-acid sequence: MPAKKAQGTKKTTTPAKSRNTTTRPTAKTLRSMKAGVAKPKVKLLSGGNPQIAKGDGDAPVQAYIAAMPGWKRAIGERLDALLEEHIPKLQKAVKWNSPFYGVEGQGWFIATHVFNEFVRITFFFGQSLKPLPPGPSKDKNARYLDIYESGIEDEKQLVSWLKQAAALPGWLNH
- a CDS encoding DUF1801 domain-containing protein, whose translation is MAKAELKTKENDASVEAFIAEQSEEVAADCRAIMKLMKKITGEEPRMWGASIVGFGRYHYKGASGREGEWMLTGFSPRKANLSLYILTGLDKSAAQLKKLGKHSTGKGCLYFRRLSDVDAKVLEELIVKGVKGLEKMRVR
- a CDS encoding RNA-binding protein gives rise to the protein MPDPKTTSLRDGDRCIVVAGTHKGKSGIARDLNISKSGHLTITVVQADGVRFKTLGRNVSVANE
- a CDS encoding alkylphosphonate utilization protein gives rise to the protein MPENAKCPECASLITYPTGTSLMCAECGHEWNPDEMPEAGLVVKDANGNVLHDGDDVVMVKDLAVKGAPKALKAGTKVRGIKLVEGDHNIDCWIEGFGAMALKSMYVKKA